A region of the Cupriavidus taiwanensis genome:
CTATCCGCTGACCAACTACCTGTGCCTGGTGTTCCTGGCCGGCATCCTGGTGGTGATGTACCTGACCGAAGGCCTGCGCCTCTCGGTGTACCTGATCCCGGTGTGGCTGGTGGTGCTCGGCGTGAGCTACCTGGTGCGCCAGAAGAAGGCCGGCGCCGCGCTGCAAGCCGGTGTGGCCGCGCAGCAACTGCGCTGACCGCCCCCCCAGCCAGGCTGGCGCCTGCAGGCCGCGGGCGCCGCCGGTTAAAATCCCAGGCTGCGCGGCGCCTTGCGCCGCGGCAGCCGCCCCCGACCCAACTCCATCGCATCCCATGTTCGCACACATCGAGGCCTTTCCCGGCGATCCGATCCTCTCGCTCAACGAGGACTTCCAGCGCGACCCGCGCACCGACAAGGTCAACCTGAGCATCGGCATCTACTTTGACGACGACGGCCGCCTGCCGGTGATGCAGGCGGTGGCGCAGGCCGAGGCCGCGCTGCTGGCCGACATGGGTCCGCGCCCCTACCTGCCGATGTCGGGCCTGGCGGCCTACCGCAACGCCGTGCAGGCGCTGGTGTTCGGCGAGGACTCGCCGGCGCGCGCCGCCGGCCGCATCGCCACGCTGCAGACGCTGGGCGGCTCGGGCGCGCTGCGCGTGGGCGCCGATTTCCTCAAGCGCTACTATCCGCAGGCGCAGGTGTGGATCAGCGACCCCAGCTGGGAAAACCACCGCGTGGTGTTCGAGCGCGCCGGCTTCACCGTCAATACCTACCCGTACTATGACGACGCCACCGGCGGCCTGAAGTTCGACGCCATGATGGACGCGCTGCGCGCGATCCCGGCCGGCAGCATCGTGCTGCTGCACGCGTGCTGCCACAACCCGACCGGTGTCGACCTGAACCAGGACCAGTGGCGCCAGCTGATCGCGCTGCTCAAGGCCAACAACCTGCTGCCGTTCGTCGACATGGCCTACCAGGGCTTCGGCGCCGGCCTGGAAGACGACGCCTTCGCCATCCGCGAACTGGTGGCGCAGGACGTGCCCTGCCTGGTGGCGAACTCGTTCTCGAAGAACTTCTCGCTGTACGGCGAGCGCTGCGGCGGCCTGAGCGTGTTCTGCAACACCGCGGCCGAGGCATCGAACGTGCTGGGCCAGCTGACCGGCGCGGTGCGCGCCAACTACAGCAACCCGCCCACGCACGGCGCGCGCGTGGTCGCCAAGGTGCTGACCACGCCCGAGCTGCGCCAGCTGTGGGAACAGGAACTGGCCGAGATGTGCGGCCGCATCGCGCGCATGCGCGAGGCCATCCACCACCACCTGCGCGACCATGTCAGCGGCGAGGCGCTGTCGCGCTACCTGACCCAGCGCGGCATGTTCACCTACACCGGCCTCACGGCCGACCAGGCCGAGCGCCTGCGCGAGCAGCACGGCGTGTACCTGCTGCGCTCGGGCCGCATGTGCGTGGCCGGGCTGAACGAGCGCAACGTCGGCATCGTGGCCAAGGCCATCGGCAGCGTGCTGAAGAGCTGAACCCGGTTCCACACGGCCTCATGACGGCGCCTCCGGGCGCCGTTTTTGTTTTCGAGGCCAGGTATCACCGCACCCATGCCGCACCCATCAGCGCACCCATCGCCGCACGTACGGCCCAGCGTAATTTCTACACGCACCGCATGGCGTTTTTGACGCTTGCGCCGCCGCGTAGCCGTACCGCCCGCGGCGCCGCTGCCCGGCACTGAACTTGCAGCCTTCCGGTATTCCCGGCGCCTTCCGACGACATGCCGGGACGCCGACCGAAGGCTCGCCCATGTCCGAAGACAACGTACCGGCCCATTGCAGCACCACCGCCCCGCCAGGCGCGGCCACCCGCGCAGTCACGCTCCATGTCAACGGCAAGCCCTGCACGCTGCAGCTGGAACCGCGCTGCACGCTGCTC
Encoded here:
- a CDS encoding amino acid aminotransferase, whose translation is MFAHIEAFPGDPILSLNEDFQRDPRTDKVNLSIGIYFDDDGRLPVMQAVAQAEAALLADMGPRPYLPMSGLAAYRNAVQALVFGEDSPARAAGRIATLQTLGGSGALRVGADFLKRYYPQAQVWISDPSWENHRVVFERAGFTVNTYPYYDDATGGLKFDAMMDALRAIPAGSIVLLHACCHNPTGVDLNQDQWRQLIALLKANNLLPFVDMAYQGFGAGLEDDAFAIRELVAQDVPCLVANSFSKNFSLYGERCGGLSVFCNTAAEASNVLGQLTGAVRANYSNPPTHGARVVAKVLTTPELRQLWEQELAEMCGRIARMREAIHHHLRDHVSGEALSRYLTQRGMFTYTGLTADQAERLREQHGVYLLRSGRMCVAGLNERNVGIVAKAIGSVLKS